The genomic DNA TGGTGCAGGCCTTCTTCCAGCACGAACTGCATGAGATTGATGCCTTCGCCGGAATAGGCGAAACGCGTGCCCGGATCGAAGTAGATTTTCAGTTTGCCGTTCGGATCGTAGCCCCCTTCGGGCTTGAAGAAACGGAAATTGGCAAAACCCGCCGTATGGCTGAGCAGCATGCGTGGCGTGATCTGTCGCCAGCGCGGGTCGTCTTTGAGATCGGCGTATTTGTCGTAGTCGGGTAGCGGCTTGGGCAGCAAGATCGGTAGCGGTTCATCGAGATCGAGCCGATGTTCGTCGACCAGAGTCATGGTGGCATACGCAAACGCGGCCTTGGTGATCGAGGCCGCGTACATGGTCGTGTCCACGGTGAGGGGCAAATGCTTTTCGGTATCGCGTTCGCCGTAGGCACGCAGATGGACGATGCGTCCATTCTCGATCACGGCGAGGGCGAGTCCGGAGACGTGAGCCGCTTGCATCAGCATTTGCACGCGTGTGTCGAGCGCGTCGCCGTACAGTCTTTGGGGGGCAGGGTGATGCGGAGCAGGGGATGCGCAAGCGGCCAGACATCCCAGCGCAGCCAACGTCAGCGCACATCGACGAAGCAGACGCATCGCGATCCCTCCGAAAGATGATCGTGGACGGCTTCGGCATCCTTGCCGAAGCCGTCAGCGACAACGCTCAGCTCTTCGCGTCGTCCTTGCCCGCGGCATCCTTGCTGTCGTCCTTGGCTTCGTTGACGCAGCTGTCCACGCTCGCGTTATCTACGATATTTGCATAGGGCTTAAAGGCAGGCAGCTGCGCACCGAGCTGATCCTGCACGGTCTTGATGCCGGCGGTGTCCTTGCAGATGTCCATGCTCATATTGGCCAGTTCCTGGGCCGCGTCCTGTGCCTTGTCTTCCTTGCTGGTACTGGCGGCATGCGCCAGCGCCTGGACGGCAACTTTGCCACCGGCCTTGGCCATCTTGATGCCGGTGTTATGAACATCCACGACGTTCATGTAGTACGCCATCAACAAGGCCTGCTGAGCTGGCGTTACGCTGACGGTCTTGTCGTCGATCGTCAGGTTGCCACTGGAGTCGATCGCTGCCTTGGGTTGATTGGCCGGGCTAAGGACGACCTGTTTGTCCTTGAGCACGATGGCGCCGTTCATCATGGTGGTATCGGCGTCCATCACATCGCAGCCGGCGATCAAAGCCCCACACACCAGCACTGCTCCAAGCCATGGCTTGTGATTCATGAGTTTTCCCCTTCGTAGTAACCGAGGATTATTGCCGGCTCAGGCCGGTGTGGATATAGACCGCGTTTTTCGCGTTGCCACCTTTCATCGAGAACGTGGCGTGGCCGGGCGAGGTGGCGACCAGTCGCGTCGTGACGCCGCTCGCATCGGTTGCACCGAACGTATTGTCGTCGACGCGATCGAGAATAACGGTCTGGCCATCTCGCACCCCCATGTTGCCGGTGAGTGTCAGCTTCAATTGTTTGCCGGTGGTCTCGACAGCGACGACTTTGTCCGTAGCGCCATCGGCTGTCCAGCGCCCGACGAAAGACTGGCCGGGATCGCTGGCATGCGAGGAGAAAGTGCCCATGCCGACGAAGATCGCAACGGTGATGGCTACCCAGGATGCTCGCGTGACTTTGTTCTTTTGCATGATGCCTTTCTCCCCAGGAGT from Dyella sp. GSA-30 includes the following:
- a CDS encoding DUF2884 family protein translates to MNHKPWLGAVLVCGALIAGCDVMDADTTMMNGAIVLKDKQVVLSPANQPKAAIDSSGNLTIDDKTVSVTPAQQALLMAYYMNVVDVHNTGIKMAKAGGKVAVQALAHAASTSKEDKAQDAAQELANMSMDICKDTAGIKTVQDQLGAQLPAFKPYANIVDNASVDSCVNEAKDDSKDAAGKDDAKS